The Stutzerimonas stutzeri DNA window CATTACTGGCTAAAGCCTGATGCGGGACTAAGAAGTTGCACCCTTTCTGACCAAATAGCAGAAAGGTAAGCACCATTTTTAAACCAAAGGAGCAATCACAATGAAAGTGATGAAGTGGAGCGTAATCGCCCTGGCCGTAGCGGCGGGCACCTCCCAGATGGCGCTGGCCAGCCAGCAATCGGAGTCCAAGGGATTTGTCGAGGACGCAAGCCTCGATCTGTTGCTGCGTAATACCTATTTCAACCGTGATTTCAAGGATGGCACCGCAGACCGCCGTAGCTGGGGTCAGGGCTTCATCACCACCTTCGAGTCGGGCTTCACTCAGGGCACCATCGGCGTAGGCGTAGATGCATATGGCATTCTCGGGGTGCGCCTAGATGGCGGTCGTGGTTACAACTACGGCGCCATGTTCGAAACCGACTCCAACGGCGACCCTGAACGCGACCTCTCCCAGACAGGTGCCGCAATCAAGGCTCAGTTTTCCAACACAGTAATCAAGTACGGCAACCAAATGCCGATGATGCCGGTCCTTGCCTACGACGACTCGCGCCTTCTGCCTGAAACCTTTACCGGCACCCTGATCACTAGCAAGGAAATCGAGGGTCTCGAACTGAACGCAGGCCGCTTTACCGCGGACAGCGCCATGCCGTCCTCCAGTCGTGATTCTTATAACAGCACCATCGGAGGAACACTGAAGAGCATCGACGTCATCGGCGGCAGCTACGCTTTCAATGAAAATCTGAGCGCATCGCTGTATTACGCCGACAACGAAGACGTTGCGAAGAAAAAATACGCTAACGTCAACTACGTGATGCCGATCGGTGGGGATCAATCACTCACTTTTGACTTCAATATTTACGATAACAAGTACGATAAGGAGACATTCGGAGAGACACTCGACACCAAGATCTGGAGCCTTTCGGGCAAATATTCCATCGGCGCTCACGCCTTCATCCTGGCTCATCAGCGAGTGAGCGGAGATAGCGGCTATATCTATGATATTGGCGACGGCGGTAGCTCCATCTGGGTAGCCAACTCCTACTACTCGGACTTCAACTGGAAGGACGAGCGTTCTTATCAGGCCAGTTATGAACTGGACTTCAGCACCTTTGGCGCACCCGGCCTGTTCTGGAAGACCGCCTATGTCTATGGCGACAACATCGATACCGCTTTTGGCGAAGGCAAGGAGCGCGAATTCTTCAACCAGGTCCAGTACGTCGTACAGAGCGGCCCGGTGAAGGACCTGTCGCTCAAGCTGCGCAACTCGATCTACCGTTCCAACGGCGCCCTGCGTGACGCTGGCAGCCCGGACCTGAACGAGATCCGCGCCTTCATCGAGTACCCGCTGAGCATCCTGTAACCCAGGCGCTTACGCATACCGATGCAGCAATGGAGCCCGGCGCAAGCCGGGCTCTTT harbors:
- a CDS encoding OprD family porin is translated as MKVMKWSVIALAVAAGTSQMALASQQSESKGFVEDASLDLLLRNTYFNRDFKDGTADRRSWGQGFITTFESGFTQGTIGVGVDAYGILGVRLDGGRGYNYGAMFETDSNGDPERDLSQTGAAIKAQFSNTVIKYGNQMPMMPVLAYDDSRLLPETFTGTLITSKEIEGLELNAGRFTADSAMPSSSRDSYNSTIGGTLKSIDVIGGSYAFNENLSASLYYADNEDVAKKKYANVNYVMPIGGDQSLTFDFNIYDNKYDKETFGETLDTKIWSLSGKYSIGAHAFILAHQRVSGDSGYIYDIGDGGSSIWVANSYYSDFNWKDERSYQASYELDFSTFGAPGLFWKTAYVYGDNIDTAFGEGKEREFFNQVQYVVQSGPVKDLSLKLRNSIYRSNGALRDAGSPDLNEIRAFIEYPLSIL